A portion of the Streptomyces coeruleoprunus genome contains these proteins:
- a CDS encoding response regulator: MSGRVLVVDDNRVIRQLIRVNLELEGFEVVTAADGAECLEVVHRVRPDVVTLDVVMPRLDGLRTAEQLRSDARTAHLPVAIISACNQHEVESGLDAGVDAFLAKPFEPAELVRLVRRLMHRETPPPMDGSHGGVGHAGTTRG; this comes from the coding sequence ATGTCCGGCCGGGTGCTGGTTGTCGACGACAACCGGGTCATTCGGCAGCTGATCAGGGTCAACCTCGAGCTGGAGGGCTTCGAGGTGGTGACCGCGGCCGACGGTGCCGAGTGTCTGGAAGTCGTTCATCGGGTGCGGCCCGATGTCGTGACCCTCGACGTCGTCATGCCCCGCCTCGACGGTCTGCGGACCGCCGAGCAGCTGCGGTCCGACGCGCGGACCGCGCACCTGCCCGTCGCGATCATCAGCGCCTGCAACCAGCACGAGGTGGAGAGCGGCCTCGACGCCGGGGTGGACGCCTTCCTCGCCAAGCCCTTCGAGCCCGCCGAGCTGGTCCGACTCGTCCGGCGGCTCATGCACCGCGAGACCCCGCCCCCCATGGACGGCAGCCACGGCGGCGTGGGCCACGCCGGCACCACTCGCGGCTGA
- the nrtL gene encoding ArgS-related anticodon-binding protein NrtL produces the protein MTPADLSLTVLHAVRRAVGDGALRGLDGQLPERVVIERPRPGGCGDWATNAALQLARPAAMPPRQVAEVLRDRLLDAPGVQRVDITGPGFLNLTLHPEARAQSSGGVVHAIRRHGVRYGYGDHLAHLGDITFTAPRHVRASVVTETVVALLRSQGARARVGDGSEAVHVLPVPYDVHAALGPDAARWALLRPAPHDRVQEPEALVRQTEDNPFFTVRYAHSRARALLRNAADLGFGPEGQDAPEVHDAHQVQADPDRTRLLAALADYPSALTAAARLRAPDRLARHLEVVADALLGFQHTVLPRGDEKPSAAHRSRLALAEAAGTVLAGGLSLLGISAPDHL, from the coding sequence GTGACCCCCGCAGATCTCTCGCTCACCGTGCTGCACGCCGTGCGCCGCGCAGTCGGTGACGGAGCGCTGCGCGGACTCGACGGACAGTTGCCCGAGCGGGTGGTCATCGAGCGGCCCCGCCCCGGCGGCTGCGGCGACTGGGCCACCAACGCCGCCCTCCAGCTCGCCCGCCCCGCCGCCATGCCGCCCCGGCAGGTCGCCGAGGTCCTGCGCGACCGGCTCCTCGACGCACCCGGCGTCCAGCGCGTCGACATCACCGGGCCCGGCTTCCTGAACCTCACCCTCCACCCCGAGGCCCGCGCCCAGAGCAGCGGCGGCGTCGTCCACGCCATCCGCCGCCACGGCGTCCGCTACGGATACGGCGACCACCTCGCCCACCTCGGCGACATCACCTTCACCGCACCCCGGCACGTGCGCGCCTCCGTCGTCACCGAGACCGTCGTCGCGCTTCTGCGCAGCCAAGGGGCCCGTGCACGGGTCGGCGACGGCAGCGAGGCCGTCCACGTCCTCCCCGTCCCTTACGACGTCCACGCCGCCCTCGGCCCCGACGCCGCCCGCTGGGCCCTCCTGCGGCCCGCCCCCCACGACCGCGTCCAGGAACCGGAAGCCCTTGTCCGGCAGACCGAGGACAACCCCTTCTTCACCGTCCGGTACGCCCACTCCCGCGCCCGGGCCCTCCTCCGCAACGCCGCCGACCTCGGCTTCGGCCCCGAGGGCCAGGACGCCCCCGAGGTCCACGACGCCCACCAGGTCCAGGCCGACCCCGACCGGACCCGCCTCCTGGCGGCCCTCGCCGACTACCCGTCCGCCCTCACCGCCGCCGCCCGTCTCCGTGCCCCCGACCGGCTCGCCCGGCACCTGGAGGTCGTTGCCGACGCGCTCCTCGGGTTCCAGCACACCGTGCTGCCCCGTGGGGACGAGAAACCCTCGGCCGCCCACCGCTCCCGGCTCGCCCTCGCCGAGGCCGCCGGGACGGTGCTGGCCGGCGGCCTGTCCCTGCTCGGCATCAGTGCCCCTGATCACCTGTGA
- the lysA gene encoding diaminopimelate decarboxylase, whose product MSRSAHPAGPRHADVLPEGHYTAPPADLNRLEEKVWARTVRRDEDGVVTVGGIEVTRLAEEFGTPAYILDEDDFRARCRAWADAFGKDADVFYAGKAFLSRAVVRWLHEEGLNLDVCSGGELATALSAGMPPERIAFHGNNKSEEEIRRAVEAGVGRIVLDSFQEIVRVAHIAQSLGTRQRVQIRVTVGVEAHTHEFIATAHEDQKFGLALAGGQAAEAVRRALKLDGLELIGIHSHIGSQIFDMAGFEVAARRVVSLLAEVRDEHGVELPEIDLGGGLGIAYTPDDDPREPHEIAKALNEIVTRECEAAGLRTPRISVEPGRAIVGPTAFTLYEVGTIKPLEGLRTYVSVDGGMSDNIRTALYDAEYSVALVSRTSDAEPMLSRVVGKHCESGDIVVRDAFLPADLAPGDLIAVPATGAYCRSMASNYNHVLRPPVVAVRDGEARVIVRRETEEDLLRLDVG is encoded by the coding sequence ATGAGCCGTTCCGCACACCCCGCCGGGCCCCGTCACGCCGACGTCCTCCCCGAGGGCCACTACACCGCGCCGCCCGCCGACCTCAACCGGCTGGAGGAGAAGGTGTGGGCGCGGACCGTCCGGCGCGACGAGGACGGGGTCGTCACTGTCGGCGGCATCGAAGTGACGCGTCTCGCCGAGGAGTTCGGGACGCCCGCCTACATCCTCGACGAGGACGACTTCCGTGCCCGCTGCCGCGCCTGGGCCGATGCCTTCGGCAAGGACGCCGACGTGTTCTACGCCGGGAAGGCCTTCCTGAGCCGTGCCGTCGTGCGGTGGCTGCACGAGGAGGGCCTCAACCTCGACGTGTGCTCCGGCGGCGAGCTGGCCACCGCCCTGTCCGCCGGCATGCCCCCCGAGCGCATCGCCTTCCACGGCAACAACAAGAGCGAGGAAGAGATCCGGCGGGCCGTCGAGGCCGGCGTCGGGCGCATCGTGCTCGACTCCTTCCAGGAGATCGTGCGCGTCGCCCACATCGCCCAGTCCCTCGGCACGCGGCAGCGCGTCCAGATCCGCGTGACCGTCGGAGTCGAGGCGCACACCCACGAGTTCATCGCCACCGCGCACGAGGACCAGAAGTTCGGCCTCGCCCTCGCCGGCGGGCAGGCCGCCGAGGCCGTGCGCCGGGCGCTGAAGCTCGACGGGCTCGAACTCATCGGCATCCACTCGCACATCGGGTCCCAGATCTTCGACATGGCCGGGTTCGAGGTGGCCGCCCGGCGCGTCGTCTCCCTGCTCGCCGAGGTGCGCGACGAGCACGGCGTCGAGCTGCCCGAGATCGACCTCGGCGGCGGGCTGGGCATCGCGTACACGCCGGACGACGATCCGCGCGAGCCGCACGAGATCGCCAAGGCGCTCAACGAGATCGTCACGCGGGAGTGCGAGGCCGCCGGGCTGCGGACGCCGCGCATCTCCGTGGAGCCCGGGCGGGCCATCGTCGGGCCCACGGCCTTCACGCTCTACGAGGTCGGCACCATCAAGCCCCTGGAGGGGCTGCGCACGTACGTCTCCGTCGACGGCGGCATGTCCGACAACATCCGGACCGCGCTGTACGACGCCGAGTACAGCGTCGCCCTCGTGTCCCGGACCTCCGACGCCGAGCCCATGCTCAGCCGGGTCGTCGGCAAGCACTGCGAGAGCGGGGACATCGTGGTGCGGGACGCGTTCCTGCCGGCCGACCTCGCCCCCGGTGATCTGATCGCCGTGCCCGCCACCGGGGCGTACTGCCGGTCCATGGCCAGCAACTACAACCACGTGCTTCGCCCGCCCGTCGTCGCCGTCCGCGACGGTGAGGCGCGGGTGATCGTCCGGCGTGAGACGGAGGAAGATCTCCTGCGTCTCGATGTCGGCTGA